The following are from one region of the Camelus dromedarius isolate mCamDro1 chromosome 16, mCamDro1.pat, whole genome shotgun sequence genome:
- the TEN1 gene encoding CST complex subunit TEN1 has product MLPKPGIYYLPWEVSAGQVPDGDTLRTYGRLHSYDMTQSRVTLTAQHGSDQHQILVCTKLVEPFQAQVGSLYTVLGELEHQRDGGSVVKARVLTCVEGTNLPLLEQAIREQRMYRQERDSSQ; this is encoded by the exons ATGCTACCCAAACCtgggatctattacctcccctgGGAGGTCAGTGCCGGCCAAGTTCCTGATGGGGACACTCTGAGAACATACGGCAG GTTGCACAGCTATGACATGACCCAGTCCCGGGTGACCCTTACGGCTCAGCACGGATCTGACCAGCACCAGATCCTCGTCTGTACCAAGTTGGTGGAACCGTTCCAAGCCCAGGTGGGCTCTCTCTACACTGTCCTTGGGGAGCTCGAGCACCAGAGGG aTGGAGGCTCCGTGGTGAAGGCCCGGGTGCTGACTTGTGTGGAAGGAACGAATCTACCCTTGTTAGAACAAGCCATCCGGGAGCAGAGGATGTACCGGCAAGAGAGGGACAGCAGTCAGTAG